aacccacgtaggcacggggagaacatgcaaactccacacaggtgggtccaggattgaatccgggacctcggaactgtgaggccatcgcattaccagctgatccaccgtgccgcctgatgttaaaacattaaaaatacaaacatatatGGGGCTACTTGGACAAAATGAAACTTATATCATCACATGATGCTGATTAATTTAACCAAGAAAATAGAGACCaaaacaaattttctttttttttttaatgaggggGGATGGACATTAGAAAACCAAATATGAACACATGTACATTAGTTATTAAATGCGAGACTTGACGTGAGACTTGCTATAAACAACCAGGTAGATTTCAGTCCGGTTCGGTCTAGATTCTAGAACTTCTTTCCTTTATGCAATTTGTTGTGACGCCAAATGCTTTCCTTTCGGAGACGCTTCCAGTACGCCCAGCTTTCCTCTTCCAGCTCGTGAAGCTTGTACGCCGAATCCAGGTTCAACTGAAAGAGCCTGAAACGGGGAAAAACCTCATTTTAGACGAAATACATGGAAGAAAACTCAAATTGTACTGTAGATTGCAAGGGGGGAAATATGTGTTGTGTGGTTTATTGCGCTGTACAAGGTCTAAAATTCCAGCATACAATTGTTCAGCGCGTCGTTCAAAGATATCCTGGAGTggtgagccacatgctgcttcaccaagatTTATCTGATCACATGGAACAGGCAGATTCTCCATGACAGGTACACTATTGAAATTGATATTATTTTGCAGTTGCAGGAAAGGTGTAATTTCATTCCAATGATATGTAATGTCTAATCttgatatatttatataaaatgtagatattttatatttagagaaaaaaaaacgagtatgTGTCCAGAAGTTCAATGTGGCGGCAACCTAACTGAGAGTGCACATATTCCACTCAATCTAACATTTTCAGTTTCAAAATGGTCCAGTGTAGCACAGTGGCGCCAGTACATGTCCGAACGCACATTCAGAATCATTATTGATTTTATTGCTTGTTGGCATCAACGTCTTCTGCTACTTTACAGGGCACAGctccaaagttaaaaaaaattgagtaaaaTAAAGGTAAGTTGTTCTACTGTTTTTACATAGAAAGTGTTGACACTTGACCACCATGAAAAGGGAAGAGCAGATCGGCAGTTTGACAACAAAACCATTGGAGGAAATGTAAGGAGAAGCTTGAACCCGGCAAGATGGTATCATTTTTAACTGTATTGTTATGAATTAGTTATGTATCAATTGGTTATGCATCACAGAGAATCGATGTGTTGATCAGTCGTTGTTCTTCTCTAATGTGAGAATATGATGCATGTTATTGACGAGTGTGACAAATCAATCGTCTCTGTGATTGAATTATTACTTTCACAACACATGTTCACTTAATTCTTCAAAATGATCAAtaataaagttaaaaatatgATCAACGCTGTTACTCTTCGCAAACCCTATCGTGCGTGGGCTTCTGTGGCCCTGGACAAGAACAGTGCAGAACCATCAAAACGTTCTGGTTATCTTAATGGAGCCGAATGCATCTGACAAAATgacttttattgttgtaaccattcGCCAGCGGAATCACCTTCAATGAAAACCGCCGTcttttatttgcagctatattgTTATcattggccacgttacaagtacCGCAGCAATATTAATGTGTGATATAATGAAAAGAAGATGGAAAGGTGCTTACCACTCTGGATATTCCTCCACGGGTTTGAGTTTGGTGTCTTCTCCCTGTTTGTAAATGTTGGTCCCCACTGCATAAGAAGTCAGTCGGACTGGATCTTTGCACACCTCTGGTCCTTTCAGCTCGTCTTTAACCATCCCCTTTCCTTTGCTTTTGACGACTAAAGGAGGGACATTGCCATTGCTGTTGAAAACACGTCGCCGTCGAGGGAAAGACACGAACACTTGCACTGAAAAAATTTGCTTTACTCACCTACTTTTTTCGCATATCCACATGCTTGTAACTTATTTAACACGTTATTCCTGTGAAGGGTTAGACGTGGCGCATTACTTATAAagtgtttagttaacaacgcgAAGCTTAATAAGGGGTGacccgacattttttttttttttacagtaaattgCTAACTAGAGGCGACATTAGCGTATCGTGCTACAATTTGACATTCATTCTTCGACTTCCTTTCAGTCGACTCTGTCGTGACACTGCTTCGAAAACTGCATTGCCCCCTGTAGACAGCGAGACGCACTGCATCCTATATTAGCTGACGTGTTTTATATACGTTTTACTCAACTAACTGGATTCATTTCTAGCAGACACGTCTCCGTGGAAGAATAcccataatataaatatattatcaACACAAATGAAGTTTGACTGCGTATTTTTATAGTGTTACTGTTTCGTATGTTTTGCAGGAGCTCTCGGAAATAAGTTATTGACGTAATCGAGAAGCGACAGTGTTATTGTTTACGCTCAGGACAGTAAACGAAAGTGTTGATTCGTTCCTAAAACACATATATACTTGGGTTTTTGTCAACAAAAGAGCTCTTCTAGAAGCCACTTTTCCACGGACGTTAAGCCTTGCTAAGTCTACATTGAAAAAAACGCtaattttacaataattttCATAAAACTAGCTAACCCTGTATGAATGACGACAGAGCCATATCCTTGCTTACCGCTTAGACAGCCGTAGACCCGCCTCTCGTTATTCCTTTTCTGTAAATGAAAGTGAtccgctttttttcttttttacagtattttgagtAATATGTTCCTGTCATGTTATATTACTTGTTTATATAGAAAAGGTAGAGGAAATCGCTTCCCAAAACACCCAGTTACTTACTGAACTGAACGTATTTACTACGGATATAATTTATTTCGTAATATTTGTCTTCTATTTCTTAAGTTATTTTAGGTTTTGCATCACTATTTGGTTCATAGCGGTCCCTCACCACGGCTTCCGTAATCCAGTCTCATCGCCTCCGATGTATTTATTGAGTTGCGACCTTTTATTGTGACGAGATAATGAACTTTTGTAGACAAGACGCGCCCCCTCGACTTTCATGCATGACTACACTTCAACGGGTGGGGGCAAAACTGTCAGCGCATTCCATGTGTGTATGGTACAAAAACCAAAATGACATGGTTGCAGGCACATTCTGCTGCATACGATGGCACAGAACGCTCCACAATCACCAAAACGCAACTAGGAATAACTATTtacaagtaaaaatattttgtgtttttccccaaGTGTTCTGTGTTGGCATCAGACATTTTTTCCTGTAAACTAAAAAGCGTATCTAACGAAAATTGGTTGAGAAATGTGCAAATTATGTCTCATTTCCAATGACTTCTTTGCCTTTGAAAGCGGAAAATTGACCCGACCAACGTGGCCGCTAAGGAAGCACGCGGCTTAGCCGAGCTGCTGCAGCCCGCTACCACATCTAGTCTTCTGTTCATGTCTGTGACTTGTTACGTCAAAAATAGACCTACTTTCTCGCTTAACCTGATAGAGCGGGTCCGACCCTGCTTCTATTCGTTAAGTACCGATTGTGAAACAATCCTCCAAAATGACTTGCAGCAAAGTGGACAGCCGTCGACGCTGTGGCTCCGAGGGTGAGCGGAGGCGAACGCAAGTGAGCTAGCTAGTTAGCCCAGGTAGCTTCGCCGGTCGTTTACCTCCAGCAGTCAGCCCGGCGTCGGGCGAAAAGAACCGGCCAGGCTGGAGCCGCTTTACAGCCGGTGAGGGTGAAACTTTGCCCGTCGCATAAGGAGAAGTAGCTTCTCAACGATGGCCTCCAGCTTCCTTGACATGGTATACGTTTTCGCTTTCTCTCTCATCCGGCTCCGGGTTTGAGTGATTTCTGTGTTTGAACGTAGTGTTGCTGTGTGGTCCGCAGGACGAGTCGTCCCCGGCAGCCCTGACCGACCTGTGCCTCACCTTCGTCAGCCAGAACCTGGAGTGCTTGTGCGTGAAGCGCGCTGACGGGTCCCTGTGCTTCAGGGAAGCTGTGCTCTTCCCCCAAGAGCTCGCAGACCAGCTGTTGGCTAAAATGGCAACCGAGGGTAAGTAAAGTAAGCAAGCAAGCGCACTACATCTCCCGATGTGGAGAAAGTACTCATTCGCATTGTGTAAGCGATGTGCAACAATAAACCCATTATCAAATTAATCCGTAACTATTTTGGTAATTGGTCAGTCGACCTTTTGAAAGGTGAAACTGGCCAAATCGTCCGAATTAAAGATTTTCACCAGTAAATAGAAAGTACGAGTACCTATCATAGCCTCATTTCAAAGTATTGGGTACTTCTAAAGGCTGCCAGTAGCAGCCACAGATCCCTGAGGGAGGAAAAAGGGACATCAAGTAAGTCCTCCTCTGCATGAAACCGGACTGATTGTCTTTGTGTTTAATCAAGAGAGAAAATCATCTGTCAAACATCAGGATTTAGTTTGAAAACCAttgattagcatttttttttgcccatttccATTTTACAGACAAAAATAGTGACTGAATCATGATACATttctatatttgtgttttttgtaacAGTTTTTCCAGTTTGAAATGATGTCCCTTTATAATACATCCATTTTTAAATCCCCGTGTCAAAGTCTGTTCCAATTGCAGTGGATGAATCTAACTTTCCTCTAAAATGGAATAGACTTAAATTTTTCTAATTGCATTTTCCCTATATGCAAAATTCTACGTTATCCATTGAACAAAGTGCACATATCCAACACAGGTCTGCTCAACGACAGCACGGTGGGCGTGTTCCGGAACTGCGAGTACCTGCGGCTGAGGCGTGCGTGCGTTCGCACTGCACGCATTTCCGCAGAGGCCTTCCAGCGAGCCCTCTGTCCTCACAGGCTGTCGGAGCTGGACGCCGCGCGGGTCAACGCCGACCTCACCATCCCCGACATTCTGCACGGACTGGCCACTAATAAATACTGTCAGGTAAGGAAGGATTTGTACCTAAGACGATGTGGCTCAGGTCCGCTTACCTGTACGCACTCTCtacaacaggggtgtcaaactcatttttgtcatgggccacattttacaagcggttcccctcagagggccgttatgactgtgaagctataaaaatctttaaccgcctcatcatatttacatgtgaaatttatgatctcgttttggaatcagaaattgagagtaacgggtttttcaactattgtggtttggtaacacaaaaacgcttgtgACATCTTGTTATCATTTATTATataacagtttgaaattttggtacagattttagcaaaaatcatgaaagttgatgcatatgatttgcctttgcgggccacataaaatcatgtggtgggccggatctggcccccgtgccttgcgtttgacacctgtggcccaCAAGGACAACCCATGTGCGTTTCTCCCCGCGCAGGAGTCCCTCCAGCGACTGGTTCTGACGGGCCTCACCATGTCCTCCCTGGAGGAGCCGAGCCGCCACGGTTTCAGCGCCCTGCAGGGCCTGCGCTCGCTCTCCCTGGCCAACGTGGACTTCTACGACTCGGGTCTGGCCGACGTGTGCTCCCTGCCCCGTTTGGAGAGCCTGGATCTGTCCAACACGTCGGTCACCAACCTCAACCCACTGCTGGGCCTGAAGGAGAGGCTGCGCTCGCTCACGCTGCACCAGCTGAAGAGGCTGGAGATGAGCACCGCGCAGCTGCTGGGCGTCATCGGCCAGCTGGACGTGTTGCAGGTGAGCCGCTGCGGAGCACCGCAGCAAAGGGTCCgggcttttgtaaaaaaatttttacGTGTCCGTTTAATCGCAGCATTTGGACATTAGCGATGACAAACAGTTCACCTCCGATGTCGCTCGGCAACTGCTTGGACAACCCAGCATACTCCCAGCTCTCGTTTCTCTGGA
Above is a genomic segment from Syngnathoides biaculeatus isolate LvHL_M chromosome 7, ASM1980259v1, whole genome shotgun sequence containing:
- the mrpl54 gene encoding large ribosomal subunit protein mL54; translation: MVKDELKGPEVCKDPVRLTSYAVGTNIYKQGEDTKLKPVEEYPEWLFQLNLDSAYKLHELEEESWAYWKRLRKESIWRHNKLHKGKKF